One stretch of Thermococcus sp. 21S9 DNA includes these proteins:
- a CDS encoding M55 family metallopeptidase: MRAFISLDLEGLPHIVSREHLFVKGALYAEARKIATEVVRVVAETLHHELGVDEAVIADSHGPMVNILVDETPDYVRLVRGFPRPLSMVAGAKGSDFAIFLGYHAKAGTGGATFDHTYSGATVDRLEINGVEVSETLLNAYLLGEWNVPVAMVAGDKALIETDVKTHLPWAVGVPLKESFGRYSAMSPGMEGIKELLREGTLEAFRRVERGEVKPLKTERPVEVKLRFLNSAYAEVAELLPFVERLDGKTVRFEAESVEDAYRTFEVLVLASAGVNSIVNR; encoded by the coding sequence ATGAGGGCCTTCATTTCTCTCGACCTTGAGGGTTTACCCCATATCGTCAGCAGGGAGCACCTCTTCGTGAAGGGCGCCCTCTACGCGGAAGCGAGGAAGATAGCGACCGAGGTTGTAAGGGTCGTCGCCGAGACGCTCCACCACGAGCTCGGGGTTGATGAGGCTGTCATAGCGGACAGCCACGGCCCGATGGTAAACATCCTCGTGGACGAAACGCCGGACTACGTCAGGCTCGTCAGGGGCTTTCCGAGGCCGTTGAGCATGGTCGCCGGGGCGAAGGGGTCGGACTTCGCAATCTTCCTCGGCTACCACGCCAAGGCCGGAACCGGCGGGGCAACCTTTGATCACACCTACAGCGGTGCGACCGTTGACAGGCTTGAGATAAACGGCGTTGAGGTCAGCGAGACCCTTTTGAACGCCTACCTGCTCGGCGAGTGGAACGTTCCGGTTGCAATGGTCGCCGGAGACAAAGCGCTGATAGAAACGGACGTGAAGACTCACCTCCCCTGGGCGGTCGGCGTTCCGCTGAAGGAGAGCTTCGGCAGGTATTCGGCAATGAGCCCGGGAATGGAAGGAATAAAGGAGCTCCTCCGCGAAGGAACCCTTGAGGCCTTCAGGCGCGTTGAGCGCGGTGAGGTCAAGCCACTGAAAACCGAGAGGCCGGTCGAGGTCAAGCTCCGCTTCCTCAACAGCGCCTACGCGGAAGTCGCCGAGCTGTTGCCCTTCGTCGAGAGGCTTGACGGAAAGACCGTCCGCTTCGAGGCGGAAAGCGTTGAAGATGCCTACAGGACCTTTGAAGTTCTCGTTCTGGCTTCCGCCGGTGTTAACTCGATAGTGAACCGCTAA
- a CDS encoding magnesium transporter has protein sequence MTVVRSAVGTSRTFRGKLRDAFLLSFPALFLCLIFDFVGGAVLGKNWDTIMSYFPILVFIMPGLMDLRGNIFSALASRFTTKLNLGLIDSVRDPEVTTQIVMAILSSKIPLVVLWVVGLFLVHNFVQDVIVLLMVVASAIFIGVILGYGTALITIIPFKKGYDPDLIAAPLISSIADLITMPTMVYFALLYLHHERAFYALSFTMLALLVLLALKARFKQEHRRAFGELAAIIGAMALIETVTGGLLVTYEKIINAVIIVSVMWPSVNDSMGNFGSIIAAKVSTKIHLEGVEAVKSRETLYDFLSLLILAPIIGYLTNLISMWVVVHYIHRPARILWNFVLGFPLIILVAMLIGLVVAILADKYNWDPDNVAIPVVTTLSDVIGTMFLVWVALSAI, from the coding sequence ATGACGGTGGTAAGGAGTGCAGTGGGGACCTCAAGGACGTTCAGGGGCAAGCTCAGGGACGCGTTTCTGCTGTCGTTCCCAGCCCTGTTCCTGTGCCTGATATTTGACTTCGTCGGCGGTGCTGTTCTCGGTAAGAACTGGGACACCATAATGAGCTACTTCCCGATTCTGGTCTTCATAATGCCCGGCCTCATGGATTTGAGGGGCAACATCTTCTCGGCCCTCGCGTCCCGCTTCACGACCAAGCTCAACCTCGGTCTCATCGATAGCGTCCGCGACCCGGAGGTGACCACTCAAATAGTCATGGCAATCCTCAGCAGTAAAATTCCCCTCGTTGTACTCTGGGTTGTCGGCCTGTTCCTCGTCCATAACTTTGTTCAGGACGTCATAGTCCTGCTCATGGTTGTCGCGTCGGCGATATTCATTGGAGTTATCCTTGGCTATGGAACCGCCCTGATTACGATAATCCCCTTCAAGAAAGGCTACGACCCGGATTTAATCGCGGCACCGCTCATAAGCTCAATAGCGGACCTGATAACGATGCCTACGATGGTCTACTTCGCACTCCTCTACCTACACCACGAGCGGGCGTTCTACGCGCTGTCTTTCACGATGCTCGCCCTGCTTGTGCTCTTGGCACTAAAAGCCAGGTTTAAGCAGGAGCACAGGCGCGCCTTCGGAGAGCTGGCAGCGATAATCGGCGCGATGGCGCTCATCGAGACCGTAACCGGTGGCTTGCTCGTAACATACGAGAAAATCATCAACGCGGTAATCATCGTCAGCGTCATGTGGCCGAGCGTGAACGACAGCATGGGCAACTTCGGCTCGATAATAGCGGCGAAGGTTTCCACCAAGATTCACCTCGAGGGCGTTGAGGCCGTCAAGAGCAGGGAGACGCTCTACGATTTCCTCTCGCTCCTAATCCTCGCACCGATAATCGGCTATCTGACGAACCTCATCTCGATGTGGGTTGTGGTCCACTACATCCACAGGCCCGCGAGAATCCTCTGGAACTTCGTGCTCGGCTTCCCGCTGATAATACTCGTGGCGATGCTCATCGGGCTCGTCGTGGCGATACTGGCGGACAAGTACAACTGGGACCCCGACAACGTGGCTATCCCAGTAGTCACGACGCTCAGCGACGTCATAGGAACGATGTTCCTCGTCTGGGTGGCGCTGAGTGCAATATGA
- the trmY gene encoding tRNA (pseudouridine(54)-N(1))-methyltransferase TrmY, which produces MRTFIIKANKARTSPDFKLSDLPGTSGRIDVLCRFLNSAFLLSHGFRKNVRVWLLLYGPPNPPKAIRFDGPKLKVRLNPDERSTAKLIMKALKAGEGLKEPGKDVEVYPGLYVSNRTFEDVIRLTLKNSRLYYLHEEGRPIERVSFGGNVAFVLGDHEGLSREDEAFLEGIAEKVSVGKKSYLASHVVAYVNIFLDSIALP; this is translated from the coding sequence TTGAGAACCTTCATAATCAAGGCCAACAAGGCCAGAACGAGCCCCGACTTCAAGCTGAGCGATTTACCTGGCACGAGCGGGAGGATAGACGTCCTCTGCCGGTTTCTAAACTCCGCTTTTCTGCTCTCTCACGGCTTCCGAAAAAATGTCCGCGTCTGGCTCCTCCTCTACGGCCCGCCAAACCCGCCGAAGGCCATACGCTTTGATGGGCCGAAGCTGAAGGTTCGCCTCAATCCCGACGAGAGGAGCACGGCGAAGCTGATAATGAAAGCGCTCAAGGCCGGTGAGGGGCTGAAAGAGCCCGGGAAGGATGTTGAGGTTTACCCCGGCCTCTACGTGAGCAACAGGACCTTTGAAGACGTCATCAGGCTGACGCTCAAGAACTCAAGGCTCTACTACCTTCACGAGGAGGGCAGGCCGATAGAGAGGGTTTCCTTCGGAGGAAACGTTGCTTTCGTCCTCGGCGACCACGAGGGGCTGAGCCGGGAGGACGAGGCATTCTTGGAGGGAATAGCGGAAAAAGTAAGCGTCGGGAAAAAGAGCTACCTCGCTTCCCACGTCGTTGCCTACGTCAACATCTTCCTTGACTCTATAGCTCTTCCCTGA
- a CDS encoding DUF123 domain-containing protein, with the protein MKGSYFLVIRLNEGKRIRTKGKTFELKPGYYVYVGSAMNSLEKRVARHFRREKRLHWHIDYLLKEAELLRAYLIASEVKLEENLSREVSRFGEPVPGFGAGDVRVSTNLYRFDDEPDEALKGILDKLGLGWKIVKSEDDIGKIRW; encoded by the coding sequence ATGAAGGGCTCGTACTTCCTCGTTATCAGGCTCAATGAAGGGAAGAGGATTCGCACGAAGGGGAAAACCTTCGAGCTCAAGCCGGGTTACTACGTTTACGTCGGCTCGGCCATGAACTCCCTCGAAAAGCGCGTCGCGAGACATTTCAGGCGGGAGAAAAGGTTACACTGGCACATTGACTACCTCCTCAAAGAGGCCGAGCTCCTCAGGGCTTACCTCATCGCGAGCGAGGTGAAGCTGGAGGAGAACCTCTCGCGCGAGGTTTCTCGCTTCGGTGAGCCGGTTCCGGGCTTCGGGGCCGGCGACGTTAGGGTAAGCACGAACCTCTACCGCTTTGATGACGAGCCGGACGAAGCCCTGAAGGGAATCCTCGATAAGCTCGGACTGGGCTGGAAAATCGTTAAAAGCGAAGATGACATAGGGAAAATACGGTGGTGA
- a CDS encoding PIN domain-containing protein, producing MSGDERGFVIDTNVIVGAFFYERNYPQIRNKQAVLRKCRLILDLVKGKNVAIPRVAVVEVISVVKRISGDTSLAIRLGNAVEASFEVVSEEEIYGIAKETASLVAPSGFDTYFLALALMKGYSLITRDKALCSHSKDLNVPCLLIDESTDDKMIKEFLGV from the coding sequence ATGTCAGGGGACGAAAGAGGGTTCGTTATTGACACTAACGTCATAGTCGGAGCGTTCTTTTACGAAAGGAACTACCCCCAGATTAGAAACAAACAAGCGGTGCTCAGAAAATGCAGATTGATACTCGACTTGGTGAAAGGGAAAAACGTCGCAATCCCCCGAGTGGCAGTTGTTGAGGTCATAAGCGTTGTAAAAAGGATAAGCGGGGATACAAGTCTCGCCATCAGGCTTGGAAACGCCGTCGAGGCATCATTTGAGGTAGTGTCCGAGGAGGAAATATACGGAATCGCCAAGGAAACTGCTTCATTAGTTGCGCCTTCTGGATTCGATACTTATTTCCTTGCCCTGGCACTAATGAAGGGATACAGTCTGATAACGCGTGATAAAGCCCTTTGTTCGCATTCAAAGGATTTAAACGTTCCTTGTCTTCTCATTGATGAATCTACCGATGACAAAATGATTAAAGAATTCTTGGGGGTGTGA
- a CDS encoding antitoxin family protein, with amino-acid sequence MTVIEAVYDGETFRPLKKVNLPKGARVKVIVGETIWDLLEEIEGIPVDANVEEVLEDVRGRKRVRY; translated from the coding sequence ATGACAGTCATCGAGGCCGTCTACGACGGCGAGACTTTCAGGCCCCTAAAAAAGGTAAACCTCCCGAAGGGGGCGAGGGTCAAGGTAATCGTCGGCGAGACGATATGGGACCTACTTGAGGAGATTGAGGGAATTCCCGTTGATGCAAACGTCGAGGAAGTGCTCGAAGATGTCAGGGGACGAAAGAGGGTTCGTTATTGA
- a CDS encoding geranylgeranylglyceryl/heptaprenylglyceryl phosphate synthase, which produces MLEIGKVERYIHKKLEKEKLHFVLLDPDDVSPETAGKIAEMSESIGVDAIMVGGSTGAEGDVLDNVVKAIKDSSSLPVILFPGSHGGISRYADAIFFMSLLNSRNPFFITGSQALGAFTVKRYGIEPIPMAYLIVEPGETVGWVGDAKPIPRHKPKIAAAYALAGQYLGMRLVYLEAGSGAPQPVPPEMIALVRKAIDVPLIVGGGIRTGEQARRAVEAGADIIVTGTAIDKAKTIEEAREKLEELNAGIKGK; this is translated from the coding sequence ATGCTCGAAATAGGCAAAGTCGAGCGCTACATTCACAAGAAGCTGGAGAAGGAGAAGCTCCACTTCGTTCTCCTCGACCCGGACGACGTTTCACCGGAAACCGCCGGGAAGATAGCGGAGATGAGCGAAAGCATTGGCGTTGACGCGATAATGGTCGGAGGCTCGACCGGGGCCGAGGGAGACGTTCTCGACAACGTTGTTAAGGCGATAAAAGATTCCTCCAGCCTGCCGGTAATCCTCTTCCCCGGCTCGCACGGCGGGATAAGCAGGTACGCCGACGCGATATTCTTTATGAGCCTCCTCAACTCGCGGAACCCCTTCTTCATAACCGGCTCTCAAGCTTTGGGAGCCTTCACCGTCAAGCGCTACGGAATAGAGCCGATTCCGATGGCTTATTTAATAGTCGAGCCCGGTGAAACGGTGGGCTGGGTTGGAGATGCGAAGCCGATACCGAGGCACAAGCCGAAGATTGCCGCCGCTTACGCTTTGGCCGGACAGTACCTCGGTATGCGCCTCGTTTACCTCGAAGCGGGCAGTGGAGCGCCACAGCCGGTTCCGCCCGAGATGATTGCCCTCGTGAGGAAGGCCATAGACGTTCCCCTCATCGTTGGAGGGGGCATAAGAACCGGGGAGCAGGCGAGGAGAGCGGTTGAAGCGGGGGCCGACATCATCGTTACCGGAACGGCGATAGACAAAGCGAAAACCATTGAGGAAGCCAGAGAAAAGCTGGAAGAGCTCAACGCAGGGATTAAAGGAAAGTGA
- a CDS encoding DUF2095 family protein: MDGKKKKPVDDFAWQEYDKEEFEKRFPALAKELEEGGVPIEAFRADEEEGEQEAEPRSFAGYEPTVIDFLRRCETDEEALEIINWMESRGEITPEIAKELRITLAKKGVRAFGPKKEWGWYERHGRG; this comes from the coding sequence ATGGACGGCAAGAAAAAGAAACCGGTTGACGACTTCGCGTGGCAGGAGTACGATAAAGAGGAGTTTGAGAAGCGCTTCCCTGCCCTCGCGAAGGAGCTTGAGGAAGGTGGGGTTCCGATAGAGGCCTTCCGGGCCGACGAGGAGGAGGGTGAGCAGGAGGCCGAGCCGAGGAGCTTTGCCGGCTACGAGCCGACGGTCATAGACTTCCTCCGGAGATGCGAGACCGACGAAGAGGCTTTGGAGATAATCAACTGGATGGAAAGCAGGGGCGAGATAACGCCCGAGATTGCGAAAGAACTGAGGATAACGCTCGCGAAGAAGGGAGTAAGGGCCTTCGGGCCGAAGAAGGAGTGGGGCTGGTACGAGAGGCACGGGAGGGGGTGA